A window of Tripterygium wilfordii isolate XIE 37 chromosome 7, ASM1340144v1, whole genome shotgun sequence contains these coding sequences:
- the LOC120001607 gene encoding ureide permease 1-like isoform X2 has product MDFSGALYLLFLSSGRIHLSGLKMYLVESKGGAIGCMLLSLFFLGTWPAILTLLERRGRLPQHTYLDYSLTNLLAAVIIAFTFGEIGKSTPEMPNFLTQLSQDNWPSVLFAMAGGVVLSLGNLSSQYAWAFVGLSVTEVITASITVVIGTTLNYFLDDRINKAEILFPGVACFLIAVCLGSAVHSSNAADNIAKLGSLTSNKKLATEITVTSASDEAFEGGKDLENGNANVEKAKFGTADFLVELENRRAIKVFGKSTIIGLAITFFAGVCFSLFSPAFNLATNDQWHTLETGVPKLVVYTAFFYFSVSCFVIAIILNITFLYRPVLNLPRSSLKAYLNDWDGRSWALLAGLVCGFGNGLQFMGGQAAGYAAADAVQALPLVSTFWGIILFGEYRRSSRRTYILLVSMLSMFIIAVGVLMASAGHRK; this is encoded by the exons ATG GATTTTTCAGGTGCCCTTTACTTGCTATTTCTATCAAGTGGGAGGATTCATTTAAGTGGATTGAAAATGTATCTGGTGGAGAGCAAAGGAGGTGCTATAGGGTGTATGCTCCTTTCCCTCTTCTTCTTGGGAACGTGGCCTGCCATTTTGACTCTTTTAGAGAGACGAGGTCGTCTTCCCCAGCACACTTACCTTGATTATTCTTTGACAAATCTGTTGGCTGCTGTAATTATAGCTTTCACTTTTGGTGAGATTGGCAAGAGCACACCTGAGATGCCCAATTTCTTAACTCAGCTTTCTCAG GATAATTGGCCATCTGTTTTATTTGCAATGGCTGGTGGGGTTGTCCTTAGCCTTGGAAATCTATCATCACAATATGCTTGGGCTTTCGTTGGTTTATCAGTGACAGAAGTTATTACTGCCAGCATAACTGTTGTTATAG GTACAACCCTGAATTACTTTTTAGATGACAGAATTAACAAAGCTGAGATTCTTTTCCCCGGTGTTGCATGTTTTCTGATTGCTGTATGTCTTGGATCTGCTGTTCACTCATCTAATGCGGCAGATAATATAGCAAAGCTCGGCAGTTTAACAAGCAATAAAAAACTTGCGACAGA GATAACAGTTACTTCAGCATCCGATGAAGCATTTGAAG GAGGAAAGGATCTGGAGAATGGAAATGCTAATGTAGAGAAGGCAAAATTTGGAACGGCAGACTTTCTTGTGGAGCTCGAGAACCGGAGAGCAATTAAG GTGTTTGGCAAGAGTACCATTATCGGACTGGCTATAACCTTCTTCGCTGGTGTttgcttctctcttttctcaccCGCATTTAACTTGGCTACAAATGACCAGTGGCACACTTTGGAAACAGGGGTGCCCAAGTTGGTTGTGTATACTGCATTTTTCTACTTCTCCGTCTCATGTTTTGTGATCGCCATCATTCTCAATATCACCTTCCTTTACCGTCCTGTACTGAACTTACCAAGATCATCATTAAAGGCTTATTTGAATGACTGGGATGGAAGAAGCTGGGCCCTTTTGGCGGGTCTTGTATGTGGGTTTGGGAACGGTCTGCAATTCATGGGAGGTCAAGCTGCAGGGTATGCAGCAGCAGATGCCGTTCAG GCACTTCCACTTGTGAGCACTTTCTGGGGGATAATTCTGTTTGGAGAGTACCGGAGATCATCAAGACGAACGTATATATTACTCGTCAGTATGCTGTCTATGTTTATTATTGCCGTGGGCGTTCTCATGGCCTCAGCCGGGCATCGAAAATGA
- the LOC120001607 gene encoding ureide permease 1-like isoform X1 gives MLSLLCCFCRPFLCPHCISQNLLIFLIPTFFSLVLACVGLCVCGDDLITMCCDFSGALYLLFLSSGRIHLSGLKMYLVESKGGAIGCMLLSLFFLGTWPAILTLLERRGRLPQHTYLDYSLTNLLAAVIIAFTFGEIGKSTPEMPNFLTQLSQDNWPSVLFAMAGGVVLSLGNLSSQYAWAFVGLSVTEVITASITVVIGTTLNYFLDDRINKAEILFPGVACFLIAVCLGSAVHSSNAADNIAKLGSLTSNKKLATEITVTSASDEAFEGGKDLENGNANVEKAKFGTADFLVELENRRAIKVFGKSTIIGLAITFFAGVCFSLFSPAFNLATNDQWHTLETGVPKLVVYTAFFYFSVSCFVIAIILNITFLYRPVLNLPRSSLKAYLNDWDGRSWALLAGLVCGFGNGLQFMGGQAAGYAAADAVQALPLVSTFWGIILFGEYRRSSRRTYILLVSMLSMFIIAVGVLMASAGHRK, from the exons ATGCTGTCtcttttatgttgtttttgtCGACCTTTTCTATGTCCACATTGTATAAGTCAAAATCTACTAATTTTTCTGATTCctactttcttctctcttgttTTGGCCTGTGTGggtctgtgtgtgtgtggggaTGATTTGATAACTATGTGTTGT GATTTTTCAGGTGCCCTTTACTTGCTATTTCTATCAAGTGGGAGGATTCATTTAAGTGGATTGAAAATGTATCTGGTGGAGAGCAAAGGAGGTGCTATAGGGTGTATGCTCCTTTCCCTCTTCTTCTTGGGAACGTGGCCTGCCATTTTGACTCTTTTAGAGAGACGAGGTCGTCTTCCCCAGCACACTTACCTTGATTATTCTTTGACAAATCTGTTGGCTGCTGTAATTATAGCTTTCACTTTTGGTGAGATTGGCAAGAGCACACCTGAGATGCCCAATTTCTTAACTCAGCTTTCTCAG GATAATTGGCCATCTGTTTTATTTGCAATGGCTGGTGGGGTTGTCCTTAGCCTTGGAAATCTATCATCACAATATGCTTGGGCTTTCGTTGGTTTATCAGTGACAGAAGTTATTACTGCCAGCATAACTGTTGTTATAG GTACAACCCTGAATTACTTTTTAGATGACAGAATTAACAAAGCTGAGATTCTTTTCCCCGGTGTTGCATGTTTTCTGATTGCTGTATGTCTTGGATCTGCTGTTCACTCATCTAATGCGGCAGATAATATAGCAAAGCTCGGCAGTTTAACAAGCAATAAAAAACTTGCGACAGA GATAACAGTTACTTCAGCATCCGATGAAGCATTTGAAG GAGGAAAGGATCTGGAGAATGGAAATGCTAATGTAGAGAAGGCAAAATTTGGAACGGCAGACTTTCTTGTGGAGCTCGAGAACCGGAGAGCAATTAAG GTGTTTGGCAAGAGTACCATTATCGGACTGGCTATAACCTTCTTCGCTGGTGTttgcttctctcttttctcaccCGCATTTAACTTGGCTACAAATGACCAGTGGCACACTTTGGAAACAGGGGTGCCCAAGTTGGTTGTGTATACTGCATTTTTCTACTTCTCCGTCTCATGTTTTGTGATCGCCATCATTCTCAATATCACCTTCCTTTACCGTCCTGTACTGAACTTACCAAGATCATCATTAAAGGCTTATTTGAATGACTGGGATGGAAGAAGCTGGGCCCTTTTGGCGGGTCTTGTATGTGGGTTTGGGAACGGTCTGCAATTCATGGGAGGTCAAGCTGCAGGGTATGCAGCAGCAGATGCCGTTCAG GCACTTCCACTTGTGAGCACTTTCTGGGGGATAATTCTGTTTGGAGAGTACCGGAGATCATCAAGACGAACGTATATATTACTCGTCAGTATGCTGTCTATGTTTATTATTGCCGTGGGCGTTCTCATGGCCTCAGCCGGGCATCGAAAATGA
- the LOC120001607 gene encoding ureide permease 1-like isoform X3 → MYLVESKGGAIGCMLLSLFFLGTWPAILTLLERRGRLPQHTYLDYSLTNLLAAVIIAFTFGEIGKSTPEMPNFLTQLSQDNWPSVLFAMAGGVVLSLGNLSSQYAWAFVGLSVTEVITASITVVIGTTLNYFLDDRINKAEILFPGVACFLIAVCLGSAVHSSNAADNIAKLGSLTSNKKLATEITVTSASDEAFEGGKDLENGNANVEKAKFGTADFLVELENRRAIKVFGKSTIIGLAITFFAGVCFSLFSPAFNLATNDQWHTLETGVPKLVVYTAFFYFSVSCFVIAIILNITFLYRPVLNLPRSSLKAYLNDWDGRSWALLAGLVCGFGNGLQFMGGQAAGYAAADAVQALPLVSTFWGIILFGEYRRSSRRTYILLVSMLSMFIIAVGVLMASAGHRK, encoded by the exons ATGTATCTGGTGGAGAGCAAAGGAGGTGCTATAGGGTGTATGCTCCTTTCCCTCTTCTTCTTGGGAACGTGGCCTGCCATTTTGACTCTTTTAGAGAGACGAGGTCGTCTTCCCCAGCACACTTACCTTGATTATTCTTTGACAAATCTGTTGGCTGCTGTAATTATAGCTTTCACTTTTGGTGAGATTGGCAAGAGCACACCTGAGATGCCCAATTTCTTAACTCAGCTTTCTCAG GATAATTGGCCATCTGTTTTATTTGCAATGGCTGGTGGGGTTGTCCTTAGCCTTGGAAATCTATCATCACAATATGCTTGGGCTTTCGTTGGTTTATCAGTGACAGAAGTTATTACTGCCAGCATAACTGTTGTTATAG GTACAACCCTGAATTACTTTTTAGATGACAGAATTAACAAAGCTGAGATTCTTTTCCCCGGTGTTGCATGTTTTCTGATTGCTGTATGTCTTGGATCTGCTGTTCACTCATCTAATGCGGCAGATAATATAGCAAAGCTCGGCAGTTTAACAAGCAATAAAAAACTTGCGACAGA GATAACAGTTACTTCAGCATCCGATGAAGCATTTGAAG GAGGAAAGGATCTGGAGAATGGAAATGCTAATGTAGAGAAGGCAAAATTTGGAACGGCAGACTTTCTTGTGGAGCTCGAGAACCGGAGAGCAATTAAG GTGTTTGGCAAGAGTACCATTATCGGACTGGCTATAACCTTCTTCGCTGGTGTttgcttctctcttttctcaccCGCATTTAACTTGGCTACAAATGACCAGTGGCACACTTTGGAAACAGGGGTGCCCAAGTTGGTTGTGTATACTGCATTTTTCTACTTCTCCGTCTCATGTTTTGTGATCGCCATCATTCTCAATATCACCTTCCTTTACCGTCCTGTACTGAACTTACCAAGATCATCATTAAAGGCTTATTTGAATGACTGGGATGGAAGAAGCTGGGCCCTTTTGGCGGGTCTTGTATGTGGGTTTGGGAACGGTCTGCAATTCATGGGAGGTCAAGCTGCAGGGTATGCAGCAGCAGATGCCGTTCAG GCACTTCCACTTGTGAGCACTTTCTGGGGGATAATTCTGTTTGGAGAGTACCGGAGATCATCAAGACGAACGTATATATTACTCGTCAGTATGCTGTCTATGTTTATTATTGCCGTGGGCGTTCTCATGGCCTCAGCCGGGCATCGAAAATGA
- the LOC120001607 gene encoding ureide permease 1-like isoform X4, with the protein MQDNWPSVLFAMAGGVVLSLGNLSSQYAWAFVGLSVTEVITASITVVIGTTLNYFLDDRINKAEILFPGVACFLIAVCLGSAVHSSNAADNIAKLGSLTSNKKLATEITVTSASDEAFEGGKDLENGNANVEKAKFGTADFLVELENRRAIKVFGKSTIIGLAITFFAGVCFSLFSPAFNLATNDQWHTLETGVPKLVVYTAFFYFSVSCFVIAIILNITFLYRPVLNLPRSSLKAYLNDWDGRSWALLAGLVCGFGNGLQFMGGQAAGYAAADAVQALPLVSTFWGIILFGEYRRSSRRTYILLVSMLSMFIIAVGVLMASAGHRK; encoded by the exons ATGCAGGATAATTGGCCATCTGTTTTATTTGCAATGGCTGGTGGGGTTGTCCTTAGCCTTGGAAATCTATCATCACAATATGCTTGGGCTTTCGTTGGTTTATCAGTGACAGAAGTTATTACTGCCAGCATAACTGTTGTTATAG GTACAACCCTGAATTACTTTTTAGATGACAGAATTAACAAAGCTGAGATTCTTTTCCCCGGTGTTGCATGTTTTCTGATTGCTGTATGTCTTGGATCTGCTGTTCACTCATCTAATGCGGCAGATAATATAGCAAAGCTCGGCAGTTTAACAAGCAATAAAAAACTTGCGACAGA GATAACAGTTACTTCAGCATCCGATGAAGCATTTGAAG GAGGAAAGGATCTGGAGAATGGAAATGCTAATGTAGAGAAGGCAAAATTTGGAACGGCAGACTTTCTTGTGGAGCTCGAGAACCGGAGAGCAATTAAG GTGTTTGGCAAGAGTACCATTATCGGACTGGCTATAACCTTCTTCGCTGGTGTttgcttctctcttttctcaccCGCATTTAACTTGGCTACAAATGACCAGTGGCACACTTTGGAAACAGGGGTGCCCAAGTTGGTTGTGTATACTGCATTTTTCTACTTCTCCGTCTCATGTTTTGTGATCGCCATCATTCTCAATATCACCTTCCTTTACCGTCCTGTACTGAACTTACCAAGATCATCATTAAAGGCTTATTTGAATGACTGGGATGGAAGAAGCTGGGCCCTTTTGGCGGGTCTTGTATGTGGGTTTGGGAACGGTCTGCAATTCATGGGAGGTCAAGCTGCAGGGTATGCAGCAGCAGATGCCGTTCAG GCACTTCCACTTGTGAGCACTTTCTGGGGGATAATTCTGTTTGGAGAGTACCGGAGATCATCAAGACGAACGTATATATTACTCGTCAGTATGCTGTCTATGTTTATTATTGCCGTGGGCGTTCTCATGGCCTCAGCCGGGCATCGAAAATGA